A stretch of Ligilactobacillus faecis DNA encodes these proteins:
- a CDS encoding RsmE family RNA methyltransferase translates to MQRYFETELLDVKNFELPKEIYKHAIVVMRAKVGDHFELVTADQKVHLMEVTAITKTAATAKEVEVFEQLTELPVETTIVCGLSKGDKAEFIVQKGTELGADHFVFFKGEYSVAKWDDKKQKKKLARLEKIALAAAEQSHRTTIPTVAYLSSLQELTLAADEKGLIAYEEAAKEGEKGALVTLLKEIKVAPKETKRPKLQVIFGPEGGLAFQEVTALEERGYIRAGLGPRIMRAETAPLYLLSSLSFALELR, encoded by the coding sequence ATGCAACGTTATTTTGAAACTGAACTTTTAGATGTCAAAAATTTTGAATTACCAAAAGAGATCTATAAACATGCGATCGTAGTGATGCGAGCTAAAGTCGGTGATCACTTTGAACTTGTCACTGCTGATCAAAAAGTTCATCTGATGGAAGTGACTGCGATCACTAAAACCGCGGCTACAGCTAAAGAAGTTGAAGTATTTGAACAACTGACAGAACTTCCAGTCGAAACGACGATCGTTTGTGGTCTTTCCAAAGGTGATAAAGCTGAATTTATCGTTCAAAAAGGTACGGAATTAGGTGCGGATCACTTCGTCTTCTTTAAAGGTGAATACTCTGTTGCTAAGTGGGATGATAAAAAGCAAAAGAAAAAGCTTGCTCGTTTAGAAAAGATCGCTTTAGCAGCAGCCGAACAATCACATCGGACAACGATCCCGACAGTAGCGTATCTTTCTAGTCTCCAAGAGCTAACATTAGCTGCAGATGAAAAAGGCCTGATCGCTTACGAAGAGGCGGCTAAAGAAGGCGAAAAGGGAGCTTTAGTGACACTCTTAAAAGAAATCAAAGTAGCGCCCAAAGAAACTAAACGCCCTAAACTGCAAGTGATCTTTGGACCTGAAGGTGGTTTAGCTTTTCAAGAAGTAACAGCGTTAGAAGAAAGAGGCTATATCCGTGCGGGGCTTGGACCACGGATCATGCGAGCTGAAACGGCTCCTCTTTATCTATTGTCTTCACTTTCATTTGCGCTAGAACTAAGGTAA